The Flavobacterium praedii genome window below encodes:
- the era gene encoding GTPase Era, whose protein sequence is MSHKAGFVNIIGNPNVGKSTLMNAFVGERLSIITSKAQTTRHRILGIVNGEDFQMILSDTPGIIKPAYEMQESMMNFVKSAFEDADILIYMVEIGEQELKDEAFFNKIIHSKIPVLLLLNKIDNSNQTQLEEQVAFWTAKVPNAEIYPISALQNFNVPEVFQRIISLLPESPAYYPKDQLTDKPERFFVNETIREKILLNYSKEIPYAVEIVTEEFFEDENIIRIRSLIMVERDTQKGIIIGHKGAALKKVGMEARVDLEKFFGKQIHIELYVKVNKNWRSNANMLKRFGYNQ, encoded by the coding sequence ATGTCACATAAAGCAGGTTTTGTAAACATCATAGGGAATCCAAACGTTGGGAAATCAACACTAATGAACGCCTTTGTTGGTGAAAGGTTATCCATTATTACGTCTAAAGCACAAACAACACGTCATAGAATTTTAGGAATTGTAAACGGGGAAGATTTTCAAATGATCTTATCGGATACGCCTGGAATCATCAAACCGGCCTACGAAATGCAGGAATCGATGATGAACTTCGTGAAGTCCGCTTTTGAAGATGCCGATATCTTGATCTATATGGTCGAGATTGGTGAGCAGGAATTGAAAGACGAAGCTTTTTTTAATAAAATTATCCATTCGAAAATTCCAGTTTTGTTATTGTTGAATAAAATTGACAATTCAAATCAAACGCAATTGGAAGAACAAGTCGCTTTTTGGACTGCTAAAGTTCCAAACGCCGAGATTTATCCGATTTCAGCTTTGCAGAATTTTAATGTTCCCGAAGTTTTTCAAAGAATCATTTCGTTGTTACCAGAATCGCCCGCGTATTATCCAAAAGATCAATTAACGGACAAACCGGAACGTTTCTTTGTAAATGAAACAATCCGTGAAAAAATATTATTGAACTACAGCAAAGAAATTCCGTATGCTGTAGAAATCGTAACCGAAGAATTTTTTGAAGATGAGAATATCATTCGCATTCGTTCTTTGATTATGGTGGAGCGCGATACCCAAAAAGGAATTATCATTGGTCACAAAGGTGCTGCTTTGAAAAAAGTGGGAATGGAAGCCCGTGTGGATCTAGAAAAATTCTTCGGGAAGCAAATCCATATTGAATTGTATGTGAAAGTGAATAAAAACTGGAGAAGTAACGCGAATATGCTGAAGCGTTTTGGGTATAATCAATAA